Sequence from the Clostridium saccharobutylicum DSM 13864 genome:
ATACTTTTATAATAAATTTGGGAGGATATATAATGAAAAAATTAAAATTAGAATCATTAGATAGACAAAAAGATTTCACTGTGATAGATTGTAATAATTTTGAAGTTGTATTTACAAATGCTGAAATGAATAGGAGTTTTAATAGAAATACAGAAGAAGGGATAAATGAAATAAACTCTTTACAAAAAGAATTTAATGTAGATGATGTGATATATCTTAAACAAATTCATAGTGATAAGGTATTGGAGTATAAATCAAATATAGATAATATTAAAAATGAGGAAGGGGATGCAATAATAACAAATGAAAAGAACGTTATTATTGGAGTATTTACTGCTGATTGTGTACCAGTTATATTATTCGATCAAGCAAATGGTGCAGCTGCCGCAATTCATAGTGGTTGGAGAGGAACTTTTGAATCAATTACATTTAAAACCATTGAAAAAATGAAAGAAAGATTTAATACTGATGGGAAAGA
This genomic interval carries:
- the pgeF gene encoding peptidoglycan editing factor PgeF, with the protein product MKKLKLESLDRQKDFTVIDCNNFEVVFTNAEMNRSFNRNTEEGINEINSLQKEFNVDDVIYLKQIHSDKVLEYKSNIDNIKNEEGDAIITNEKNVIIGVFTADCVPVILFDQANGAAAAIHSGWRGTFESITFKTIEKMKERFNTDGKDIIAYIGPHIRKCCYEVSEELKEKFIQKKNNIEENNMFNGRNLNLEICIISDLKRAGVEEHNINSIDLCTYCSDDIKLHSYRKSEGAYGRMFSFIILR